Sequence from the Botrytis cinerea B05.10 chromosome 12, complete sequence genome:
CGCACACCCCCCCCTTTCGCTCTTCCCGATTGAAACTTCGTCCGAatacattcaaattcataatCTCAACACTACTCGCCAATCTTCGAACGATATAAGGACTGAGCTGAAGGAAAGCTGACTGACCTCACGTCACATcagatctcatctcacctcacaCATGCATATACAACCGTAATCTTAATCCTCGCGAAATATCGAAGAGAtaaggaattgaagaaatcacCCTATCAAGCATACCAACCCAACCACCCTTCCCATCAATTCCCCCAACTCACCTCGACTCTCATCACCTCTCGTCACCTCGATACCTTTCACCAATTTCAATCGATCCCCATTCTCCTCATGGGTAAATGTAAATTAGCCCTTTAATTGATCCATCAGCTGTACTTACACCACAACCAACCTTTGCTAACGAAcaactttcaataaataGGGCGATATGGTGTCATCCTGGACGCGGGTTCGTCAGGCACTCGAGTTCACATCTATAGATGGCTTAATAGTGCCAAAGCATTACAGAATCCCGATGCCCTTACCCTACAAAGTTTACCCAGGCTAGAAACCGACAAGAAGTGGACGAAGAAGATTAAACCAGGCGTATCGACGTTCGGCGAAAGGCCTAACGATGTTGGCCCAGAACATTTACAACAGCTCCTCGACCACGCTCTCGATATCGTCCCCAAAGATCAAGTATCCGATACACCAATATTCTTGATGGCAACAGCTGGTATGCGACTACTACCTCAGGTTCAACAAAATGTGCTTCTATCCGAGATTTGCGCCTATGCCCAAAAGCATACAAAATTCGACTTACCAGATTGTGGTTTACATATCCAAGTTATCCCCGGTGAAACAGAAGGACTGTATGGATGGATCGCCGCAAATTATTTACTCGGAGGTTTCGACACACCAGAGGAACATGCCCATGGCAAAGGGCACCATACATATGGATTTTTAGATATGGGTGGAGCGTCAGCGCAAATTGCATTTGCGCCCAATACTACTGAAGCCGAAAAACATGCAAATGACCTCAAGTTATTACGAATGCGAACTATGAATGGACAACCCGCGgaatataaagttttcaCTACAACATGGTTAGGATTTGGTGTCAACCAAGCTAGACATCGCTTCATCGAAAGTTTGAAGGACGCTTCTTATACCAAGGATACCAAAGAATTGCTCGACCCATGTCTTCCAGCTGGCCTCAAAACAACCTTGGATGGAGATGTTGTTGACGGCTCGAAACCCACAGGAAAAAACCCAATCTTATTAGGTACCGGTCAATTCGATCAATGCTTAGCGGCGACATATCCCTTGTTGGATAAAGATGCCCCTTGTGCCGACAAACCTTGCTTGCTTCACGGACAACACGTTCCTGCTATCGATTTCGACGTCAACCATTTCGTCGGAGTTTCTGAGTATTGGCACACAACTCATGAGGTTTTCGAGATGTCACACAAAGATAGAGCCTATGATTTCACAAAATATCAAGCTTTGGTAAAAGATTTCTGTAGTGAGGAATGGGACGACATCGAGGcagaagtgaagaagaagaagaaatggggAAAGAAAGTGGATGTCAAGACAGCGCAAGAAGTTTGCTTCAAAGCTTCATGGTTGATTAATGTTCTTCACGACGGAATTGGGGTACCAAGAGTTGGATTGGAGAAGCCGGGACCAAATTACAATGCGACAAAGGAAATGATGCTTCACTCGAAAGGCAAAGGTTTCTTGGATCCATTTCAAGCAGTTGACAAGATTGATGGAGTAGAAGTCAGTTGGACATTGGGAAAGATGATATTGTATGCATCTGGACAAGTTCCTCCAGCAAGTGAGGATGCCCTACCGGTCGGCTTTGGAAGTAATACTTTGGGGGTCCCTACAGACTTTCAACTGGCTGGTTCTAATGCAAATCCTATACCTCAGGACGACGATGATTGGTCTGATGCAGCCGATGATCTCATTGAAAAGGCACATTCTCGATCCGCTCCCGGGCTTctcttgtttttctttcttttagCACTCTTCGCTTATCTATTCCGCAAGAGAGATAGAAGACTTCGGTTATATAGGGGTGTCAATACAATTTTACGTCGGAACCGTCGGCCAGGTAGCCCAAAGAAAGGCTCTCGCGGTTTATTCGGCGCAGGAAAGTTATTTGGATCTCGAGGCTCTACTAGCTATGAACGAGTATTGGAAGATGGTGATGCCGCTGCTGAGTTCGAATTAGGTGACATCGATTCATCCGAGGAAAACGATAATTCGGACGGAAGTGAAGGATCTCGGGTAGGAAGATCTTCTGGATTGGCAACGCCAAAGTTGAATGTGGTTAATTTTGAGGCGGCTAATTATTTCGATAATAATTCGCAGCATGGCCAAGGTATTGGCCTCGGTCTGGGAAGCGGCTTGCCAAATGCATGGAATAGAAGTGGTCTAGTCGTCAGAACAGAAAGTCGAGAAAGATTGGCACCTGCTTTACATTCTTTGGGCgcaggaagaagaagtagaacGGGTAGTCCGACAAGGAAAAGTCCCCTAATGACACCGCTTGAAGAGTCATGACacgagaatttgagaatgaatAAACCGATGGACCAGTCAATGAGGTAACTGGTTCTACTTCGAAATCGGGGAACCTTTCCCTTCATACTTATTTTATcatatattcttcttttaGCATGGCGCTTTTacttggaatggaatgggagtTGAAAATTGGCGTTGAAAATGAGGGATGGTactgattgagaaagaatgaCTGCAAGCTTGGTTTGACATATGGCGCAGCTTGTGGATATTAGGTCTATCACTGAGAAGGacttttgtatataaatattcttaggGTATGCATGGGGTTGCCAACGCAATCTTGATGTGGTGATTGCgaatagatggatggtaTATCTGTAGTGCACATAGagtatgagatgagaggCATCATCAAAGTATGCCGCcgaattaattaattcagTTGATATATACACTCGTTTTCTCATGCACAATTTTGGGATGCCAGTGATAAGTTTTTAATGGATTAGATGAGAATGTGATGGAATTGTTCCTACAGtattcatttctcatttgTATTTGGTTTCTCACCTAGAGGAAAgtaattgaagaaaagaaatcagaaGCGAAGGTAccgatttctttctttcgaaaaggatagatagataatgGAATCAAATCTATTTGATCCAATCTAACTTGATCTCGCCTGATTTAATCTCAccccatccaatcccatccatcctcctccAACCCCCCATCTAAACCAATAAAACCAGACCCGAACCGAGTATTCGGTCAATCACCACTGTGGCGATGATAAGTGAGTATTGGGATGAgctgattgtgattgtgatcGGGAGTGGGAAAGAGGAGGGAAATTGGAGTGCGGTGTGGGGTTGAGGGTATGGTGTCGAGGAGGAGTGGTCGGGGGAGGTGGTGTGGATAGAGAAGGAGGCGATAATCGTGCCATGCGCTCGGCACCCCAGAGATGTCGATAGGATTGATATGTTTCGGTCCAGGTGGGGGgttgggagtgggagtggagatggagaggcGCGTTAGAGGGTGGtggggatggagattctGGGGGCGAGGGTGAGGGAgttgaagagggagatgaagagggtgCTAGGAGTGTGAGGTTTGAGGTTGAGAAATCTTCGTGCCGGAAGCTGGGAGGTGTGTAGATGGGTTTGTAGGGTGTGGTGTAGGGGTAGGGGTTGGGATACGGGTATGTAGAGATATGGGATTCGAGGGAGGGATGAGGTGCaggatgtggatgtgtaTGCGTACGTGCGTATTCATTTggatttccatttccattttgatatggatCCGGCATCTTGGAATATTCgtgggaatgagaatgagaatgtgCGTCGGTATATGCATCTGCGATTCTCGACGTGTTCGCACGTGGCCATGCTTCTCTCTTCAGATTtggattttccttttccttttcattttcgtttGGAGAATTGTGCTGAGTATCCTTACCCCTCCGTTTCGCAAGCGGCATCTCGTCTTCGGAATCTGCGTCGTCGTTTTCGTTGTTGTTTTGGGTGGCGGCGGTGCGCTCGTGGAAATTCGATAGGCTGCGCTCGgtagaggaggaggagaaagaggagaagggggagtAGGGTTCAAGTTTGATTTGGggggtgagtgagtgggaGGAGGGTGTTTGGGAGGGGAGTTGGTTCAGGAGAGCTTGGGAGGTGGGCTGGGAGATGTCGGGTTGTGAGTTGTTGAAGGGGGGAGTGAAAGGGGCGGGGTAAATGGGTATGGGTGCGTGAGGAAGGTGGTTGGGCTGCGGGTATGTGGAAAGTCGGATGGATGGGGGGAATGGAGAggttttgttgttgagtATAAAGGCTTTCCATCCTTGGAGCTGGAAATCTGGCTCCGAGATCGCATCTGCGTCGGATTCTGTGGTATCCTCgatttccctcttcctctttccttctttgttCTCCACTCCACCATCTGTTTTCAAtgccattcccattcccattccaatCACCCCACTATCCCAATCTTTCACATcccctttctccttcttctcccccttctccttcttctccctcatcttcttctccctcttttccctccttctttccttctcctctccattccctcccctctccccactcccactcccactcccaagATGAATATTCGCATTCGCCCCAATAACCCCCTTTTCAATCTGGCGTTTGAGTCTCGTGTAGCGCATGCGTGCAGCAGGAGATTTGAGATTAGTGGTTTGGCCTACGGCTGCAAAATCAATCTGTAGAATGGGAAGAAAGTtagagagagggaggaaggaaaattATGCGCTGTGATTCGGTTGGGGGGAAAGGGGACGGGGGATTAAAAATTGGATAGTGTTTAAGAGATATGTAGTTTGAAAAGATgagaatatataatcaatgCACTAACAATAAACACTGTCTAGAAATTTACTCACAGTTTTCATATCTGATTTCTGGAGacaaatatacaaaaagaCGAGATTTTCATCAAGTTGAATTTTCGAAGGCATATTTGTTGTTCTTCACacccttttccttctcacTCTTTCGCCTACCGAATTTGATAGTTGACAAGTAACTAGATTGCTGATCTGCCTTCCTGAGTGATATTGAGAGAATCTTCCAGCGATTTCGAAGATGTGATTTGATAGTGAGATTACAATAGTGTGTTGTGTTGGAATGTTCAAGTATGGTGTTTGAGAATGTAATCAAgaatctcttcaaaatcttcatcaagtTGATTTGGGATATGGGAAGTTTGGTCTTCTATATGCTGCAAGATGATGAAAGCGAACTGTGGACACATGAATGAAACGATGGAGTCTGGagatgttttgatttttgggagGGTATTGGTATGCAGCTTGGCTCGAGATATTGCTTGTTTTTTATGTAAAGTGAAAGCTTGGTGCTTGTTTGGGAGATACGTTAAAGGTATTCTTCATACATGATTTCTGAAACTCTACATAAAGATGGGAGTGTTTGTGGTGCTCTTTGATTGTAAAAAATGCTGAAAGGGCTTCacttggaattttgaaatgttgTTCATTCAAAGGATAACAGACAATTTAAATGTTGGAACATACAATATAGAATCAATCCTGTAGAAAGGGTGTATCAAGAAGAATGTGTATCCATGTTTGAAAATGAACAATGACAATTCTGTAATCATTCAATGTAGATATCGAAGCCTGACTTTCGAAAGATCACGAGAAACTCCTCGCTTTTATGCAATAAGGTCCAGATTTCCTTTAACGCCTTGTTGATCCTAAGCCAATGTTGACTGATCATTACTCTCTTTTCTAACGCCCAAAAACTCCACTTTCAAAAACACGAGCAACGATTAAAAGTACAGTTTCATCTTCtgaatttgatatctgcAGTTTCCTTTAGAGCTCCGATGAGAACTCTATGTGCACCCAAAGCTGCCTGTACCGCATTCTCCGTAAGTTTTTCATAAGATGGATCATCAGTATTAGACTCAGTTGAGTGGCTAATATCTCCTTTCACCCAAAGGTCTGTGATCTCATCTCGAGCTGGAAGATATGCCACAATACATGCAGCTAGAATCTCCTTATGTTCAGATGGTACTGGATCCAAAACCAATTCGGTAGAACCATCCTGCTCTGGAGTGGCCGGTGAACGTACTAATGCGGCGACTCCGCCagaaacaacatcaacacaatCGATTCCAGCATCGGCAATAGCTGCAGAAGCAACAGTGATACAGCCACTGAGAACACTCATCATACCCCATCCACCGGCAGTCAACGAACCGAAAGATTTATCATCACCCCACCAATGgtcctcttccccttcaaGAATCGTAATATTTATCTCCACTCCACTCTTAGGCCATCTATCACCAATGATTACACCTCTCAATGCGGTTTCCAGATGCACTCCAAGATCCCTTTCACTTGTGTCTCTGACATATCCGCGTCTTCTTCGCGCTGCAAACGGCGCATATTTGACATGCGTCTGTAGGATCATATGTGGTGAAAATGCGGCAGATTTAGGTAATGGTCGAGGGCCATGGACGGTACATGCAAGCTTGAGACCGGATGTAGAGAGGGAAGCAAGGCCTGGAGCAGATTGATTCGAGGGCTGAGATGGTTCAAGTTCGAGATATGCAGATCCTGAGGCTGATGGTGTTACACCGGTTTTTAAAACTGATTGAAGATGAGCTGAGAACTACTGGTATCAAAATTGGTATGTACATACAGATTTTCCTCAAAACATTGGGTTGCCTGTTCCTCGAAGGTCGTTCTGGACGATTCTTTGAATCTTTGGTAAGATACTTTAAAAATACTGGTGGATTTGTTCCACCAGGGGGACCATTTATTCTCCTTCGATCAGACatgattgatatgaaaatTGGTGAAATTGGTGAAATACGTCAACCAAATTTATCTATCGTATtgtcttttgatttttactTCAATCGCAAATAGCTCTCTGCGGTAGGTACTATCAACATTTTCTGCCGGGGAGTCCGGATTAATAGACGGACCGATGATATCCCTGCAAATGTTTTTAGCGCGGTTGAAGCTACTTAAATTTTCGCGCACCTCGACaagattttctcttttataCAATAAACAATATTCTTCTGATTTGGTGTCGAGATGGTTGTAAGTTgccttcttcaacatctcaagCCTCATCTATTGCTTCTCGAGCAATGAATTACAAGACACCAGCAATGTCTGATACAATGGTATTAATGGACAAGAAGCTCACAACTTCGCGCACTAATATCTTCAGTCGCAGCTGGCATCTGGTTTGCAATTAACTTGGTAAGCTCTTACATCCTCTCTCATTCACATCTTCCTGGCCCGGATTCAAACTACACACCTTTTAGTTCTCGGCGATCTCCTGAGCCACGAACAAACATGCATCACCATATGAGCCACGATCTTAATGCTCGTATTTATACTAGAAAACTTCACCTGTTTTCAATTGCTAACAGTTGTCTGAAGATACATAGATGATGATTGCTTCAAGCAGCGCACACTTCGGCAACACTACCCTGCTATCTATTGCACCGGAAGCAGGAGTCTTCTCATTCGTAAGTTCACCTATCTTCCAATGTTCGCACTCCACACAGTCTTTATAtgatgaaaaaaaattaatcaGTTCTGCTTCTGAACTTTCATGTTGATAACCAATATACCAAAACTTTTCTGATCCACAAAGACATTTACCTCATTTTGCTTTTTTAACTATCTAAGCATTACAAAAGCTAATTGTCACTTCAGATACAGATTCTATACACATTTCCCGCACCCAAGGCACAGCAACGATATTCACAGGTACGGTATACTCTATATCACCTTAGCACTCCCTCGTTATGATGATAACAGCTTATCCATTCCATGAATGCTCATCAACCGAACCCTACTCCCGCACCGGACTGGGCCTTCAAGCTTGGGATGATAGGTTGTGGAGCTGGGGTTTCAGAGCTTCAGAGATTCGTCTTGCGTCTTGTAGTTCAAGTCTCTGTCGCCGGTTGAAGTGCTTGATTTAAACGGCTTTCTGAACAATCTTGGAAATTTACATTCAGCATTAAACATCAGTATTAGTTCTATGCTAATTGATGGGTGCTATTAGGTTCATTTGAGTCTTCGACTTTGAATGCTTGACATGTTGGTGTAACCGGGCTTGGATAATACTCGTAGGTAAGTTTGGATCAAGGTAGGTCCTATGGTTATCAGCATTATGGAACGATGAAATGCCTCCAGCGGCAGGTTTTATACATTATCAGATAGTGacaatttaaattatttaccAATTGCAATATTCATTGTAACATCTTGACATGGTGATTGGTCTGAAACAATCGAACAAGACTTTTTGTAGCATCGTATCTCTATGCAAGCATGAAATGCAAGTCCTCTCAGCACAGCATCGACAAATCTGTGACATGGCATTATTAGTCAGCATGACCTTTTTTACCTCCAGCTTTGAGTGAATCGCATGGAACAACATCACCGGCAACTCATGAGTTACagataaaagaaattaaaccAATATCTCTCGATTCACAATGCCTGCACTTTGGCCCTTAATTTTGGTGATGTCAATTGGCATCACGCTTTTCATCGGCATGTGATCCTATCCCGaaccatctccatccctcgCACATCACTCAAGCACTAACAAAAGCTATAGCATGGATGATACTCACGTCATGTTTGGGTGAAGGAGCTCGTCGTCATATCTCAGGAATGTCATACAATCCCCGAGAAGCCATATATGACAGTAACTACTTGGGAGCCATCACATCCAATGGACACGGTACTTGGAACCAATTTGAGATGCAAGATATGTTGGGAGATCATATTGAACATTCCGATTCCGAGTAAAGTTTCCTATCCTTCTCCAACGCCGGTGCTATgctatatacaaaatttgtcCATACATTTATTGGATGGGGGAAATTATGATCTAAAATTCTATGTCGACTTTGGTGGCTTTTCCTCCTTTTCCATCGATGTCGATTCCACCCTTTTGTTCTTCTCCTTCGTCTTCGACGGGTGGTAAGCTGTAGGGTTTGATCACGAGTCCCTTTCTTCTACTTAACGAGAATGCCAAATCGTCCCCAGCGAACCCAGCGCTTCCGCCGCCCTTTTCGTGGAATATGGGGAGGCGATGGATTTTGAGCATGCCTTGTGGAGGCTCTTCTTGAGCGGGATTGGAGGAGCTGGAGGGTGTGGCTTTGGGGATGATGGCtatggatgggaatggggcGATTTCGAGGACGCCGTCGCTGAGGAGCTCGATCCATTTTGTGAGGGCGGTGGTGCGGGGGTGtagggggagagggagggtaAGCATGAGAGTTAATCGGGTGGGGTATTGGCGAAGTAGAGCGCGGAGAGCGtggaggaaggggaggacGTGGTGGGGGAGAGAGGCATGTGAGGGGTATAGAGCTGgtgagaggagggagggaattATGATGCGGTGGATAGTTGTAGGAGGGGTTCGAGAGAGTTGAGTCGAGAGATGTTGAAGGAATGGTGTAAAGGGAGATTTTGTTTCATTTGCTGTGTCTGCAAATTCGAAGTCGGGTCTGAGAATCGTGGGAATGAAATGCATTTGAGTAGACGAAGGTGGAATCAATCGTTTACTAAGATCGAAGTCGTGACAGAATATTGAAGGTGGTCCTGAAGAACCTGTACTCGATTGCACGGTATTTCTCTCTGCACACAAATAAGAGCATTAGCTTTTGTAAttcgatattatattcttctaCGACTCGGTCaaacatatatacaaaggGCCACCCACCTCTAGCACCACTCGCCCCAAATTCCCCCAATCTCTCATATCTCCACGCAATCTTCATCTTATCATCTGCCGCCTTACTCTCCGCATCTTTCTTCGAAGATGATCCCTCTGCAACACCCATTCCAGGCAattctcttccccatccttGATGCATTCCCAAAACATGAATGTGATGCCCTTGCAACACCCCCTCCGCAGCATAATATTTCAACAACGTGCCCCCAAAATCTGTAGTTCCGCTCTCCTCAAGTAGCAACGAAGTGCCGAGTGCAAGTCCCGCATGGCCAGCCAGTATAGAATCGAGCGAACGGATGCCCGTCGATGTCGTTGGCCGGCCATCGAGTGGTGAGGGACGAATACCAGGAATCGGTGCTACTTTTTCCGGAATCGGAATCTGCGAGCTTTGAATTCCTGGCTGCGCGATTGCTACGTTGCGTTTTCGAAAAGCCATGGTGGGAAAAAATTGGTGGTGTGAATTATGTTATGACGAGAAGTTATTATTTGGATGGTCGCGGGGTAggtctttcttttattttatggGATTCACATCCCACCTAATAAACGCGAGCCACTTGccattaattttttttttgcgcCGGAACATTCGTTTGACCGATCTCCGGCTGGatttttgatggttttggCAGAGTGCAATATTTTGCGAAAGACAATGCTTCTTTTACTAAGTATTTACTTACAGCAACGCCATTGATACCACACTCTCGAGTGATTTAATTCAAAGTCCGacagaattatatttttgatacctCGATCATTCCGCCCAAGGATCAATACAAGCCGCCAACGGTCCTCAAGTTTACATACTGCCATCTCAATTTCCCCGATCTCCAATTTCTAATCCACAATGTCTGGTCCTCAAGACGCGCAACTTTTCGACGAGCACTTCACCGTCAACGAATTGGACCATAAGAAATATGTACGAGTAGGACGCATCAAGGCCACCTCCACGGTCGACCATTCCGTGTCGATGCTTTTGGATATCAATACCGAGCTATTCCCCTTAGCCGTCGGCGACAACATTCGCGTTGTGCTTGCGACATCTCTGAATTTGGATGGCACAAAGGATGACGGAAAGGGATGGAGAGATGCTAACCGCATGGGATTGGGGGGTGAGGCCTCGCTTGCGGATATGTTTGATTATGTTTGTCATGGGAAGATTTACAAGTTTGAGGATCAGGAGAACAGTGATCTTATGTAggttctttcttcttctcttgagattgaggatttgaTTGGTTATTTGCTTGCTTCATGGCTatggtatctatctatgctATGAAATGATTGACTGACTTCTGGTGTAGTAAGGCATACATCTCCTTCGGCGGATTGTTAATGGGATTGGAGGGTCCTTACAAGAAGCTTACACCTTTAAGAGTCGACTATGTCTATCTTCTCGTCAAGAAATAGATAGACTAGGAAAATCGCCCGGGAAACTGTCTGGGGAACCAaaaatgaatagatgaaaGGACTCGCTATCTATGTTGTAGTGAAATCTTGTGAGGAATCTGGCAGACGAAAATCGACAGTTACAAAACCCGATTTATCGTATGCATATGTGGTTTTGCATTTGCGTGGGGCGTTGTGGATGGGAAATTGAACAAGTCTTGAGGGCGTTCAAGCACCAGATACCTT
This genomic interval carries:
- the Bcmtr3 gene encoding Bcmtr3, with translation MSDRRRINGPPGGTNPPVFLKYLTKDSKNRPERPSRNRQPNVLRKIFLKTGVTPSASGSAYLELEPSQPSNQSAPGLASLSTSGLKLACTVHGPRPLPKSAAFSPHMILQTHVKYAPFAARRRRGYVRDTSERDLGVHLETALRGVIIGDRWPKSGVEINITILEGEEDHWWGDDKSFGSLTAGGWGMMSVLSGCITVASAAIADAGIDCVDVVSGGVAALVRSPATPEQDGSTELVLDPVPSEHKEILAACIVAYLPARDEITDLWVKGDISHSTESNTDDPSYEKLTENAVQAALGAHRVLIGALKETADIKFRR
- the Bcelp4 gene encoding Bcelp4; amino-acid sequence: MAFRKRNVAIAQPGIQSSQIPIPEKVAPIPGIRPSPLDGRPTTSTGIRSLDSILAGHAGLALGTSLLLEESGTTDFGGTLLKYYAAEGVLQGHHIHVLGMHQGWGRELPGMGVAEGSSSKKDAESKAADDKMKIAWRYERLGEFGASGARERNTVQSSTGSSGPPSIFCHDFDLSKRLIPPSSTQMHFIPTILRPDFEFADTANETKSPFTPFLQHLSTQLSRTPPTTIHRIIIPSLLSPALYPSHASLPHHVLPFLHALRALLRQYPTRLTLMLTLPLPLHPRTTALTKWIELLSDGVLEIAPFPSIAIIPKATPSSSSNPAQEEPPQGMLKIHRLPIFHEKGGGSAGFAGDDLAFSLSRRKGLVIKPYSLPPVEDEGEEQKGGIDIDGKGGKATKVDIEF
- the Bcrpb8 gene encoding Bcrpb8, translated to MSGPQDAQLFDEHFTVNELDHKKYVRVGRIKATSTVDHSVSMLLDINTELFPLAVGDNIRVVLATSLNLDGTKDDGKGWRDANRMGLGGEASLADMFDYVCHGKIYKFEDQENSDLIKAYISFGGLLMGLEGPYKKLTPLRVDYVYLLVKK